The Haliotis asinina isolate JCU_RB_2024 chromosome 3, JCU_Hal_asi_v2, whole genome shotgun sequence genome segment AGTATCTAATGTATTTTGTTATGAGGAGGGTAACAATGTATGGGGTTATCCATGTCAGTCTATAAACAGAACTGTTAGGGACACTCTTCATTATAGCGTACCGGTTCACGTACCATGAGCCACAGATTCACAGATACTGTGTTATCTGTCCTGCTCATTGAGTTCTTCCACGAATATCAGACTATGCTTGTAGCGTGTAGATCTGTTGAGGCCCTCTTTCGTATTTCTTGGCAACAAAGTGAAACTACAAACTGTTTTCGCCTTGTATAAGCCAAGGTGATATGTTTGTCAAGGTACAAAATATAAAACTCAAGATTCTAATTTTCTACTATTTTTCTGGAATGTGTCAAGAGCGTAAAATAAGTTTGGCCTCTCTGAGACTGAAGCCTCTCTGCTTGGAATACATAAATTGTGAATTGTACTCGTCGTTGAGTTGTTGTAGGCACGGTTAAAAGGTCAAATCtccataaagtttgtttcaAACTGGAATCAATATCATCTTCTATTACTTTTCTGATTTTTGAAACGACAGAGATGGCGATCCGTAAACAAAGGGTAGAACGGCTAAACATAATGACATATCGACAGATGGAGCCCGGGAACTTAATCACATGGATTTATGTCTGTTTCAGGTTTTGCCTTATACACGATGTCCTACCCTGACACAGTGAGGGACCACAAGACTGGGATAACACTACGAGATTACATGGGGGAGGACAGGTGCATATATCTACACTGTACCCCGTTAAAGGGGCCATATGTTgcctacatgtaacgttccatgCAGCACCACATCCGTACCATCACACTTTTTAAATACTGATGAACTTTGGTTTATAAACTATCAGGCAAAATAAAGTATAGCCCGATGTCTAATGGTTAATCGATAGTGATGTAAATCATCTAGTCTGGAAATGGAATTATTGAAGGTAGAGTTAAAGTGTTGTAGCATCGTATATCTGGTCATCTattaaaacatcaaatgtaAAAATGTTCACCGTGTTTAAAGAAGAAGGTCCTTACGCGGAAGATCATTTATACAAAATCTCCTGTATACTATAACCACACACCCCATAACATGTCACGACCTTCATTTAAGGAGCTTTGTTACAGTCACATCTGGGCAGAGAAGCTCTTGGCGGAGATCATGGACCCTAAATGGACCAACGGCATTTTGAAGAAGATCATCAAGGGGAAATACTCTGATGAGGATTACAACCGAGACATGAACGTTTTGTTCGTGAAGCTGCATCTGCTGGACCCCCAGTCCGTCATCCCCGCCTTCCAGTTCCTGCTGGGTCAGAGAGGTCAGTAGAGGTCACTAGAGGTCAGTCGGACATAGCTTATATAACACACTGCCACGGGACATCGTTGGGCAAACAGCAGATGGCCTAATCACATAATGTTTCATTAAGGTCAGAGACAGTATCTGTGGGTAATTACGCCACTTTGGGTTAAAGTCAGCCGCTGGTGGTGGCAATTTGTAACAGATGCATGATAACTGTTTACAGTAGTGGGGCGTGTTAGTATTGCGAATGTGCACGTGCATTTTCGCAAAACGGGTAAACTTCTGGAATTTCTCTGGAAGTCCCACCTTTTGAAAGGTTTCTACTGGGAAAGTTTACTTACACTccgaggagtgagtgagtgaaagtagttctacgccacctttagcaatattcaaacaatttaccggtgggaaacaccagaaacgcgcttcacaaattgtattgTTTTGGGAATCGCACCAGAATCTTTAGCGCAACGACCATTAGACTACCTCCACCGCGATCACAGGAGCATACATTATCTATTGTTTAGAAATATCAGTATAAATCAAACGTTACTAGAAAGCAAATCCATatgataatgtttttgttgcgTTTACAAAAAGTGAACTTCGCCCTACGTCCTAGCAGATTTCATACTTTCAATCACACTTGTCATTTGAGGTAATTGTCACTGCACTGCATTATTTAATGCAAGATCTTGTGATTAATATAGCAATGAAATTTATAGATACATTTAAAATCATGACGTCACTTTGTCTTCAATGCAGCCTTGCCCGCTGTGAACCTTGAACTCGCGACCCGGAACTACCTGGGAGGAATCCTGGACTTTCAGGTGATACGACCGGAAGTAGAAACAGCTCTGCGCAAACCCAGTGTACCCCTGAATGTGTCCCGTCTCAGTCTGGACGAGGTGGAGGTGTTCTATGGTGTCCATGTGGACGAGTTTATAGTGACTGAGTGTAGGAACATGGGGCTATGGACAGGCAAACGGCCTGAGAACTATAAGATGTCCAAGCTGAAAGAGAGATGTACAGTCATGTGATGAAATAAATAGTATTATGACCGAAAACGAAGAGACCGAGAACTGTACCTGTACATAACTTGGATCCCTCATGCAACAGAATGTGATGAATAGACTACCTGTAAGTGACCAGGCATGTGGTCCTGCTCACATGGCGGAATGTAGACAACAGTGCATGTGCGCAATGAAGTGcaatataaaaaaatgaaagttattCCTCAATAATGGCCATGGGGTATCTATTTGTTGCCAAACCGATACGATCAAGAATGCCCGACTGTCTGGTGTTGTGGACATTGCAAACAGTTGTCTGACTTTGATATTTGCCTCTGTGACTTAAAGGTAATTGTTCAGTGAGAGACTGATTTAGCAGGACATGCTTATAACGAACATTACATGACGTACCAGCGGTTGTTGCAAACTATATATTTCTGAAGTTACACTTTTACATCTTAACTGGTGCTGCCTCGaaatcaaattgctgaaatgtCATCGAACCTTAGCCCTGTTCATCTTTTACACTGAAGCGTTTTTGTCAGTGATATATTCCAGATAGTTAGGCTTCCTTGATAAATGTTTTATATCTTCACGTGTGATCCTGAGAGACATTGTTGTATATAGCTGGTCCATCAGCCGAGGTCGTCAATGGCGTAATGTGTGAGACCAACAGCTTCAGGGCGTCATGCATCACAGTGTCGGGACTTTACAACTCGCACTGCAGACTCTGATAGTGAACATCCCACGAGTATTAATGTCCAACCCAAGACAGTATACGTTCCGATGAATGTGACCCAAATATCCCAAGGTGGGTAGGTACAATGGGGTAACATTAATACCATCTTGATGGGTCACCCCTCAGTACCTGTGTTTAGAAAAAAATCCCGAGATTACATTCGGACCGTGAAGCGTGGAGACTGAACTCTAACCAGGGTATGGTGACCCGTGAGGTCATATATATTACACTATCCTCTTTTCACAGCATTGCCAAGCAACCCTCCATATCTTCAAACTCTCGCATGCGTTTTGACGGGGACTGCTAGTTTGTTCTTCGTGATAACTGCTGACTGACAAACGGTttgaagtaaaattaaacttGTGTTTCAAAGCGCACTCTTATTACACTTGGTGGTAAAACGTATTCACGAGTCTACTGTAAGATGATGGCTTGAAATGAAGAAGAAATGGTTATTGGATGGTACCGTACTTGATACGGGTATCACTGGACTTTAGTTTTGCAGGGTTTTTGAGACTGATTTTTTGATACTGTTTGTAAGTTTTGGTCAAATCCAAATCTGAATTGTATTCGTCCTTTTATCCGACAGTGTACACATTGGAGTCACTGAGCAGAACAAATCGTCTGAATAAACAACCGAAATATCCATATATGTTCATAGGTTATTAGGTGCTTTGCATAATGAAACCAGCATCAGGGGATATTATCTTGTCATTTGTCTAAGAGTTGACAATAGTGTTCAGTGTTACTGATAATATTACTTTGCTGGTGAAATCCCATTATTGTCCATATTTTTTCTTAATTTGACTCTATTGTAATGAGGGTTATCTCCCCTGGACTATTCTGTCTCGCAGTGTACAATGTCAGAGGTTTTGCCATAAGATAACCTCTCGGTTAAAGTGGTTCAAGAAGGGTACAAGTCTAATTATTACtaattattaaatatattaCTGCATAGTTATGTTCCAAATATGTTTATTGCATTTATAAGACAATCATGGGAACAACATGCCACAGATTACACTCATGCAATCGTTTGTGGCTACTGAAAACTTCGACAGACCAGGGAGGGATATCAGACAAAGTGAAGCGACAGGACAGTATTCATGTGTGTCCAGTATGTTTTAAGTTGCATTTCGTTTTTTCTGACTTCATTGTATTAGTGCATAACACCCCGTTTTGAATTATACATAAGGGCTGCGTTTGGGGTACAGCGTTGTGGAACCACACCCAGAGTTCCGTTTCCACATCGTCGCAATACGCCTGTCTTTGGTCTGTCTTAAAGAATAGGAGTTGAATGTTCGTGGACTGACGGCAGCTTGATCAAACTGGAGCAATGTTTTCTCACATCCACCTAGCCTAATACGTAATCTTGTTTGTGTGAGGACAGTTAACATTGTCGTCACTGCTTTCTGTCGGAGTAACACGTGCACGTTTCACCTTTCCTGTACCGAAGACATAATGAATTGCTATTGTTTgatatttctttattttgctaTGATTATTGTTTTATGCTTGTCTACAACCTCCGTCGGCCAGTGATGCGTCCCCAAGGCATAATAATGCTCCTACAAATTACCAGTGAAAGCGACTGTCCTCTGCGTGCTTAATGTGAGGTTCATTTTGACCTGTTGTGCAAAGCTGAGTCATTTGCACGTTTCTCTGTGTGAACTCAGCGCTAGTTTCAGTACCGCACTTTTGTGAAGCTTCTAGACAACTGTTTTGACAGCATCCTGCCTCATTGTATACTTTTGTACTTTTAATAATTTCTAGCTGTATTCCCCGACTGTTGTATACTGGTATACGTGCATGGTGTATATAGCCTATGGTGGGTGTATAGCTTATTTCATGATGGTGTGTACCAGCAGAATAAAGCGTTATGGCGCATAGTTATATATGTATGAACAGAAGGGCTTTCAGTTACTCTGATGCTTGGAATAGTTAAAAATATGTTGCATGTGTATATAAAAGGTTACcgaaatgacaaaaatgtccACGTCCTTGCTGCTTTGTCCATAATAGTGAAGTTCAAACTCCAAAAGAATGAATaatcatatactgaacaacaaaagaaacgcaactctggttATTCGTCAGGTTTtcaaacagaagacataaacactTACTTTAGTgagatttcatttattttctcgaaacttgcgtttcttttgctgttcagtatatacgtGATATGTAATGTTCGGAGATTCCAGGGACCCCGTGAACGGCTGTTAGAGTCCTCTGCCAAACCATGTCTATATCAGTAGCTGTTCTGGGAATATTGGCCGATCACTACAAGAAACGTTTGTAAACGATGTAACTACTGGGCAACTGCTGAGTAGTGTTGACAACAGGTGGTGCTGTTCTGATATTCGAGTGGCAAGTAAATCACGCCCGTGACAATGTCTAATCACAATATTCTGCGCAGATATTCTGCGGAGTTCAGCCAAACTCAACAGCAGTGCTGTGGTATCATTATATAAATCGGTTAGCAAAGGATGCATGAACAGTTATCCCGCGAGATAAGTGGTCAATATATGTGGCTTCCAAGTTCAGGTTTCTTGACTTCACAAACTTTCATTGTTTAAACTTATAACATTGTACAAATGGCAGACTTTCCATGAATAAAGAATCGCTGCCTCAGAGTGCCTTGTGATAAATAAATTATCTTTATGAACATGTCTGTTGTATCAACTGCTTTGTTTTTATCCTGTATTACAATATGGTGCATGTCGTTAACCCtctagtagtgagtgagtgagtgagtgagtttagtgttacgccgcttttagcaatattccagcaatatcacggcgggggacaccagaaaatatgcttcacgcattgtacccatgtggggaatcggacgcgggtcttcggcatgacgagcgagcgccttaaccactacgctacctcaccgcccctaaCCCCGTAGTAAGAGATAGAGGCGGGATAGACACAACGCTGGGCATTACATCCGCTTGTCGTTTCATGCACACACAGAAGTAGGACATACATGCAGTCGGAATCGGAAAATGGACCCTGCCTTTTGTAGATTTATCATGATTATGGAAACCTTCCGTTCGCTTTATTTACATATGACCGCGTGTCCAAACGGAAAGGCCAAAACAATTCATGTGGCGGCCGTTTACCTTTGAAAATCGCGAGCACGTTGTGATCCAGGAACACCAGCATTCAAAATATGGATTATCTTGGATGTGAACCATCTCAGGATTTACAACTTGGCCTACTGTACCATATCTGTCCTCCCTTGCAATATTGTGAAAGTTGAAGATACTGTTACTTTCATATAAATTCCTCCGTAAAAGGTTTAGGTGTTTAGGTTTTGAACTGAGCTGCTATAACATCAAGGATGTGATTCCGTTTGGGTTGAATGCAGTGACCTCACGGGTGTGTGGGTAAGAACAGTCCGCGGAACTAGCTTGTTGCAAGATGCAGATAAACCAGAGGCCCCATTTTCGAACAAGTGAAGAAAACGTACAAAAACGTacaaaacaaactaaacaaTTATGAACGCCCTAGACCTCGAAGGACGTCTCGCGAGCTAGCACTATTGGTGGCAACTGCATGTGATGAAGAAAAATAAACAGAACTCGTAATAAAACAATCACAATTTTATTCCTTGCATCCCCCAGTAATTTGCAGTCATAAATGAATTCATTCATAGCTACAAAGTGAATTGATATACTGCCAGGTCGGGGCTGCATAATTCAGTGGAATGTTATAAGTATCAACATCTATTTCTGGTCAAAAAACAACGCTGAAGTGAGACAGATTTTCACAATAAAAATAGAAATACACGATTGAAATGAAGATACCAAACAACTGTCAAGGGACAAATACTGCAGCTATCTGAAATGTTCCACATAACATCCTTCCATATCAGGAATTCCAGATATAGTATCACATTCCGGATATGGGTTTTGAGTTGGAAATGTGTCCAGTAATCAGTGTTGGCCATATTAAGAGGAGGCATCAGGTGACTTGTGGGGATTGTGGTTCATTATGCCAGTCATAGGATAGTCTGGTCTAGACATGATTATTTCCAGGCAAATATAGCTTCAATACTGCAGgattaaacaaacaacaaagaaacaaaaataagTGTTAAGTTTCTCCtctctgctccagaaacaatgtTTACAGTGGATTACATATTTCGTTTGTACCAGGAGCTACACAAACAGCACCATTGGTGTGGGAATTAAGCAGagttcaacatatgtcatatttgggatttcactttcttagtaaagtaccccatgcttgccataaaaggcgactatgcttgtcgtaagaggcgactaacgggatcgggtggtcaggctgctgacttggttgacacatgtcatcggttcccaattgctcagatcgatgctcatgttgttgatcactggattgtctggtccagactcgattatttacagaccgccgccatatagctgtaatattgctgagtgcggcgtaaaactaaactcactcactcactcacttattaaagtacaaattctagtacttttttcggttgagtcccatctgggattcgaacccgcacccacagagtcaggcacctaatcgccagcacacaaagtcagccgcctagccccctcagccaccgcgacttccacaaaaatgaaagtcggacaactggtagtctagactgcgtactttgtgtacccctctgatgagtgtaaattggcacggctcccacggccgaaatttgtactttactaagaaagtgaaatcccaaatatgacatatgttgcatttgaccactttctaaatggcatcgtgtaatcttaagcagagttgcctcccttgccCATGTCTGTTGAACAACAagagttttgaatgataaatttAAACAGCTTTCCATCACTGATCTGTCCTAAATATTCCAAAAATTTTATCCGAACACTTTGTACACTCAAAGATACTGGTTAATAAAATCATTCTACCAATCTACACTCACTGTTCCTTACGAGTGCTGTTCAAGCTCTGTGTCTTACTATGCTGCAGGTGACATATGaattctgaatatgtataacaatacaacatatccttgtaattcatttaaaattgaaaacaaGCGAAATGAGAGATTATGATTCCTGAACCTactgaaatctagacttgtttcatttggaGCTTAGCACTGACGAAAGGACTCAAccggaagggaaaataatgcagTAGGGGAATTTGGGACACTAGTCTTACAGGTGCATGGCAGTTTGATGAAAATCTGGCATTCAAAGAAACAGACCCTCAAGCATCATCAAGTTTTTCTTATGTTTGTGTGGTGGTAGGGCAGTCTGGAGGTTATAGTAGTTGCTTCTCACCCCGATGTCTGATCTCCCACATGGCCACTAATGGGTGACGCCCGTTTAAAGTGCTCATGGCCATgatatgctgaaatattgataagggCAGCATGAAACCTAACACAGTGGCCCTCACATacctaagggagacaactctactCAGCAAGTAGTGCTGACTTAAAATGTGCCCACTAACAGCATACAAATTCATAGCAACAGTGAACAAGCATTCCACTGAATCAGTTAGTTACATGAAATCATGTACAGATGATTAAAAAAACTGTTAATAGTGTCAACTAAACACCCAAAGGGAGTGTGTCAGGCCAGTTCCAATTTCTGGATTTGGAGACCTATAATACCTAATTTGAAACCACACATTTAATgttcttcaaaacattttctgaatatgttttcatgtacaGAGTCAGTTACACTTGTCTGCTTCAATCTGTTTTAACTCAGTTCCTTGTACTGTAAAGCATATGTGATGCAATTTCCATTCCTTTTAGCAAAAGCCATTTGTGCTTTAAAGCTTAATACtagtatttcaaatgaaaaacattagaATGTGTACACCAGTCTGTCTCAATGCATACATGTAACTCTGCAGGAGTCTGGTGATTGCTTATCCCACATGTACAGATTATAAAAACCTCATTTATCCACAAAAGTTACTCAAATCAATTAAATATCTTGTACATACTAAAATACTAGGGATCGCAGACAGCCACACAATGAATCTATGAAAACAGGTTCCAAGAGCAGGACCCTACATGTGACATGCCAACATGTCCCAGAGAGCAGGTATAGTTTGTAAGTGT includes the following:
- the LOC137277645 gene encoding uncharacterized protein codes for the protein MKSATMADKLNIHILQSLTPFNSHGQDIVSEAARALLVSCVKADTSVHDTFFPTSLPHSLVAQVEPRLFPMTKLATAFVAYTISRCKDEFKFHQSINRQAAEDLLRDMVEGLHWKKLGFALYTMSYPDTVRDHKTGITLRDYMGEDSHIWAEKLLAEIMDPKWTNGILKKIIKGKYSDEDYNRDMNVLFVKLHLLDPQSVIPAFQFLLGQRALPAVNLELATRNYLGGILDFQVIRPEVETALRKPSVPLNVSRLSLDEVEVFYGVHVDEFIVTECRNMGLWTGKRPENYKMSKLKERCTVM